Proteins encoded within one genomic window of Augochlora pura isolate Apur16 chromosome 11, APUR_v2.2.1, whole genome shotgun sequence:
- the LOC144476998 gene encoding transmembrane protein 115, with translation MAAIKGLGRNIPYLRQQFAALLGNTSTSVKFICIVVLFSYCLSFSSEAIRLLSVTPGYLLPPAFWIWTAFTFCFLEIHFWELCVDIVTVGLCGKLIEPLWGAMEMMTFFAVVNFGVAVLSALFYLFLYMCTSDPDLLFGIHIHGLTGYIAGVAVAVKQIMPDHILVKTPIGKITNRNIPLMVWFLGVLLWLFGLLEGTNPTMFLSGLLISWIYLRFYQKHNNGTRGDMADNFAFASFFPNVLQPPIALVSNTIHGFFVRIGLCRKVVRKFDMSNAPPGLVINLPGIDPHDSDRRRQIALKALSERLSKDHAKPWQQERAKKHSPVPPAVSIPIPESSTPKPLASPLIPQVSVNIHNHSSTNT, from the exons ATGGCAGCGATAAAGGGCCTGGGTAGAAATATACCCTATCTGAGGCAACAATTCGCTGCCCTTTTAGGAAATACCAGTACCagtgtaaaatttatatgcaTTGTAGTCTTGTTTTCCTattgtctctctttttcgtcgGAAGCGATACGTCTTCTGAGTGTGACACCAGGTTACTTACTGCCTCCAGCCTTCTGGATCTGGACAGCGTTTACTTTTTGTTTCCTTGAGATACATTTTTGGGAATTATGTGTGGACATCGTCACAGTAGGACTTTGTGGCAAATTGATCGAACCACTATGGGGCGCAATGGAAATGATGACTTTCTTCGCGGTAGTTAATTTTGGCGTCGCTGTGCTGtcagctttattttatttatttttgtatatgtGTACCAGCGATCCAGATTTACTGTTTGGTATACACATTCATGGATTAACTGGATACATCGCAG gagTTGCAGTAGCTGTGAAACAAATAATGCCAGATCATATTTTAGTTAAAACACCGATTGGAAAAATTACGAATAGAAATATACCATTGATGGTATGGTTTTTAGGAGTATTATTGTGGTTGTTTGGATTATTAGAAGGCACTAATCCAACCATGTTCCTCAGtggtttattaatatcatgGATATATCTTAGATTTTATCAAAAACACAATAATGGTACACGTGGTGATATGGCAGATAATTTTGCATTTGCAAG CTTTTTCCCCAATGTATTACAACCACCAATAGCCCTTGTAAGTAATACAATACATGGATTTTTTGTACGCATTGGATTATGTAGAAAAGTAGTTAGAAAATTCGACATGTCCAATGCTCCCCCTGGATTGGTTATAAATCTTCCTGGTATTGATCCGCATGACAGCGATAGGAGAAG GCAAATAGCATTAAAAGCCTTAAGTGAAAGGCTAAGTAAAGATCATGCAAAGCCATGGCAACAAGAACGAGCTAAGAAACACTCTCCAGTTCCTCCTGCAGTTTCAATTCCAATTCCTGAATCTTCTACACCTAAACCACTTGCATCCCCTCTCATTCCACAAGTTAGTGTAAACATACATAATCACAGCTCTACTAATACGTGA